One stretch of Tenacibaculum sp. MAR_2010_89 DNA includes these proteins:
- the tsaB gene encoding tRNA (adenosine(37)-N6)-threonylcarbamoyltransferase complex dimerization subunit type 1 TsaB codes for MSIILNIETATKNCSVSIAKNGDVLASKELNNGNYSHAEKLHPFIQDVLNEASISIDEIDAVAVSKGPGSYTGLRIGVSATKGLCFSFDVPLIAVDTLKSLSMNANIDEGLIVPMIDARRMEVYSAIYDKNYNQVREIRAEIIDENSFEELLTDNKVYFLGDGSEKCKNIITHRNAIFIDEKFPSAKEMALLSFEKHKKNDIEDVAYFEPFYLKDFVAIPEKKR; via the coding sequence GTGTCAATAATCTTAAACATAGAAACAGCAACAAAAAATTGCTCAGTTAGTATAGCAAAAAACGGAGATGTTTTAGCAAGTAAAGAATTAAATAATGGAAATTATTCTCATGCTGAAAAATTACACCCCTTTATTCAAGATGTTTTAAATGAGGCTTCAATAAGTATAGATGAAATAGATGCTGTAGCAGTAAGTAAAGGCCCGGGGTCATATACTGGGTTAAGAATTGGAGTTTCTGCTACTAAAGGTTTATGTTTTTCTTTTGATGTACCACTTATTGCAGTAGATACATTAAAATCTCTTTCTATGAATGCTAATATAGATGAAGGCTTAATTGTACCCATGATTGATGCAAGAAGAATGGAAGTATATTCTGCTATTTATGATAAAAATTACAATCAAGTACGTGAAATAAGGGCTGAAATTATTGATGAAAATTCATTCGAAGAATTGTTAACAGACAATAAAGTTTATTTTTTAGGAGACGGTTCAGAAAAATGTAAAAATATCATAACTCATAGAAATGCAATTTTTATTGATGAAAAGTTCCCTTCAGCAAAAGAAATGGCACTATTGAGTTTTGAAAAGCATAAAAAAAACGACATCGAAGATGTCGCTTATTTTGAACCTTTTTATTTAAAAGATTTTGTTGCCATACCAGAAAAAAAGCGTTAA
- a CDS encoding cytochrome c oxidase subunit 3, whose protein sequence is MEANIAVNSDKKETWSGGGEKPFGASYGKMMMWFFIVSDALTFTGFLAAYGLTRFKFIDSWPIADEVFTHFPGLHGVHAPMYYVALMTFILIISSVTMVLAVDAGHQMKKKKVAWYMFATIIFGIIFVGSQAWEWKNFINGSYGAVKTTDNHILQFVKDGHQIALADFVHNDRKDGRVQHAKENGLWFEKEGTISEYSVAQVQEAFKNNPSLLIRTEKINLETKQKIVLSREESLAQLAKANMVVEGANLHVNEYGNPIFADFFFFITGFHGFHVVSGILINIIIFFNVVLGTYERRGHYEMVEKVGLYWHFVDLVWVFVFTFFYLV, encoded by the coding sequence ATGGAAGCAAATATTGCTGTAAATTCTGACAAAAAAGAAACCTGGAGCGGAGGTGGCGAAAAGCCATTTGGAGCTAGTTATGGTAAAATGATGATGTGGTTTTTCATCGTGTCTGATGCATTAACCTTTACTGGGTTTTTAGCTGCGTACGGTTTAACACGTTTTAAATTTATTGACTCATGGCCAATTGCCGATGAAGTTTTTACACACTTTCCTGGGTTACATGGGGTACATGCACCAATGTATTATGTAGCTTTAATGACCTTTATCTTAATTATATCATCAGTAACGATGGTATTAGCAGTTGATGCTGGTCATCAAATGAAAAAGAAAAAGGTAGCTTGGTATATGTTTGCAACTATAATTTTTGGAATTATTTTTGTAGGATCGCAAGCTTGGGAATGGAAAAACTTTATTAACGGTTCTTATGGAGCTGTTAAAACTACTGATAACCATATTTTACAGTTTGTAAAAGATGGTCATCAAATAGCTTTAGCAGATTTTGTACATAATGACAGGAAAGATGGTAGGGTTCAGCATGCGAAAGAAAATGGATTATGGTTTGAAAAAGAGGGAACAATTTCTGAATATTCTGTAGCACAAGTTCAGGAAGCATTTAAGAATAATCCTTCTTTACTAATAAGAACAGAAAAGATTAATCTTGAAACAAAGCAAAAAATCGTATTATCTAGAGAAGAAAGTTTAGCTCAATTAGCCAAAGCTAATATGGTGGTTGAAGGAGCTAATTTGCATGTAAATGAATATGGGAATCCTATTTTTGCAGATTTCTTTTTCTTTATTACAGGTTTTCATGGTTTTCACGTAGTTTCAGGTATATTAATAAACATTATTATTTTCTTTAATGTCGTATTAGGTACTTATGAAAGAAGAGGACATTATGAAATGGTTGAAAAAGTAGGTTTATATTGGCACTTTGTAGATTTAGTATGGGTATTTGTTTTCACATTCTTCTACTTAGTATAA
- a CDS encoding mechanosensitive ion channel family protein: MEQYTEKFKELLINYTPKLLTALAILIVGLFAIKLIVKGSKKIMKKQDVDITLQKFLGDLFSWALKALLFVTVISKLGVATTSFAAIIGAAGLAIGLALQGSLSNFAGGALIMIFRPFKVGDLIEAQGIVGVVKEIQIFTTHINTPGNKLAIIPNGSLSNGNIINYTAEGKLRVDLTFGVSYDADIKKTKDILMDVLISNPKTLKDPAPTVNVSELADSSVNFAVRPWANTADYWDVYFETTENVKIALDKAGIEIPYPHAVEIQKKD, translated from the coding sequence ATGGAACAGTATACTGAAAAATTTAAAGAACTGTTAATTAACTACACTCCGAAACTTTTAACAGCACTAGCAATCTTAATTGTTGGACTTTTTGCTATAAAACTAATTGTAAAAGGGAGTAAAAAAATAATGAAGAAGCAAGATGTTGACATAACGCTTCAAAAATTTTTAGGCGACTTATTTAGTTGGGCTTTAAAAGCTTTACTTTTTGTTACAGTTATTTCAAAGTTAGGAGTAGCAACAACATCATTTGCAGCAATTATTGGTGCGGCTGGTTTAGCGATTGGTTTAGCTTTACAAGGATCTTTATCTAATTTTGCTGGTGGTGCCTTAATAATGATTTTTAGGCCATTTAAGGTTGGTGACTTAATAGAAGCTCAAGGAATTGTTGGTGTTGTAAAAGAAATTCAAATTTTTACAACTCACATTAATACTCCAGGTAATAAATTAGCTATTATACCTAACGGTTCATTATCAAACGGAAATATCATAAATTATACAGCTGAGGGAAAACTTCGTGTTGATTTAACTTTTGGTGTTTCTTATGATGCAGACATTAAAAAGACAAAAGATATTTTAATGGACGTGTTAATTTCAAATCCAAAAACATTAAAAGATCCTGCTCCTACGGTAAATGTATCTGAATTAGCTGATAGCTCAGTTAACTTTGCTGTGCGTCCATGGGCTAACACAGCTGATTATTGGGATGTATATTTTGAAACTACTGAAAACGTTAAAATCGCATTAGATAAAGCAGGTATAGAGATACCATACCCACATGCTGTTGAGATACAGAAAAAAGATTAA
- the cyoE gene encoding heme o synthase yields MSTVSTIQDKTSIKVLFSDFKQITKVGLSVSVVFTSITGYLLGADKINYTTILLLAIGGFFMVGASNAFNQIIEKDIDALMQRTKNRPLPSKRMSVTTAMVIAILFTIAGIAILYAINPKCALFGAVSIFLYTSAYTPLKAITPLAVFVGAIPGAIPFMLGWVAATGQFGVEAGFLFMIQFFWQFPHFWAIGWLQFEEYNKAGLHMLPMDKKDKGAVVQIIFYTCVMILMSIAPVLKVTGNFYIYPLTAVIILLLGILMLFYGIKLYKSEENIDARKLMLASVFYITIVPIIYVVDKFLH; encoded by the coding sequence GTGAGTACTGTTTCAACAATACAAGATAAAACATCTATAAAGGTATTATTTTCTGATTTTAAACAGATTACTAAAGTAGGACTGTCTGTAAGTGTAGTTTTTACTTCAATTACAGGATATCTATTAGGTGCTGATAAAATTAATTATACTACTATATTACTTTTAGCTATCGGAGGTTTTTTTATGGTAGGAGCTTCAAATGCTTTTAATCAAATAATAGAAAAGGATATAGACGCGTTAATGCAGCGAACTAAAAATCGTCCATTACCTTCCAAAAGAATGTCTGTAACTACAGCAATGGTTATTGCAATATTATTTACAATTGCTGGAATTGCAATTTTATATGCAATAAATCCTAAATGTGCTTTATTTGGAGCGGTATCTATTTTTTTATATACAAGTGCCTACACTCCATTAAAAGCAATTACTCCTTTAGCAGTTTTTGTTGGTGCTATTCCAGGAGCAATTCCATTCATGTTAGGTTGGGTTGCTGCAACGGGACAGTTTGGTGTCGAAGCAGGATTTTTATTTATGATTCAGTTTTTTTGGCAATTTCCTCATTTTTGGGCAATAGGTTGGTTGCAATTTGAAGAGTATAATAAAGCAGGCTTGCATATGTTGCCAATGGATAAAAAAGACAAAGGTGCAGTAGTACAGATAATTTTTTATACTTGTGTAATGATTTTAATGTCTATAGCTCCTGTATTAAAAGTAACAGGAAACTTTTATATATACCCACTTACTGCTGTTATAATTTTACTATTAGGTATCTTAATGTTGTTTTATGGTATTAAATTATATAAGTCAGAAGAGAATATTGATGCAAGAAAATTAATGTTGGCAAGTGTTTTTTATATTACAATTGTGCCAATAATATATGTAGTAGATAAATTTTTACATTAA
- a CDS encoding arsenosugar biosynthesis-associated peroxidase-like protein, whose product MSKTYYDPADLRKFGKITEWNEELGTKFFDYYGKVFEEGALTAREKSLIALAVAHTEQCPYCIDAYTKDGLQRGVTKEEMMEAIHVGAAIKSGATLVHGVQMMNKVNKLEM is encoded by the coding sequence ATGTCTAAAACATATTACGACCCAGCTGACTTAAGAAAGTTTGGTAAAATAACGGAGTGGAACGAAGAATTAGGTACTAAATTTTTTGATTATTACGGAAAAGTATTTGAAGAAGGAGCTTTAACTGCACGTGAAAAAAGCTTGATTGCTTTAGCTGTTGCTCATACTGAACAATGCCCTTATTGCATTGATGCTTATACTAAAGATGGATTACAAAGAGGTGTAACCAAAGAAGAAATGATGGAGGCTATTCATGTTGGTGCTGCTATTAAAAGTGGAGCTACCTTAGTGCATGGAGTGCAAATGATGAATAAGGTAAATAAATTAGAAATGTAA
- a CDS encoding cytochrome C oxidase subunit IV family protein — protein sequence MAGHAHESNTKRIWIVLAILTIVTTVEVAFGIIKPDALHLHGIGTSWLNWMFIILTIVKAYYIAWAFMHLEGEKTWFRRSIVWTATFLICYLIALILIEGGYLYDTLAPLVKW from the coding sequence ATGGCAGGTCACGCACACGAATCAAATACAAAAAGAATTTGGATTGTTTTAGCAATCTTAACTATAGTAACAACAGTAGAAGTAGCTTTTGGTATTATTAAGCCAGATGCTTTACATTTACATGGTATAGGAACTAGTTGGTTAAACTGGATGTTTATCATTTTAACAATTGTAAAAGCATACTATATAGCATGGGCATTTATGCACTTAGAAGGTGAGAAAACATGGTTTAGACGATCTATAGTTTGGACAGCTACCTTTTTAATATGCTACCTTATAGCGTTAATATTAATTGAAGGAGGCTATTTATACGATACATTAGCACCATTAGTAAAATGGTAA
- the arsS gene encoding arsenosugar biosynthesis radical SAM (seleno)protein ArsS (Some members of this family are selenoproteins.), which yields MTKKSLLARNNDLANTQRQIEILSNGIFKDELPTFAKKIRETNQFPLRPKKLEVLQINLGYMCNQVCAHCHVDAGPDRKEIMTKETMHQCLKVIKTTGAHTLDLTGGAPEMNPNFRWFVEEAAKAGIKDFIVRSNLTIIRANKKYYDLPEFFKKHNVHVVSSMPHWTRGKTDKQRGDGVFDKSIKALQELNAVGYGIENTGLKLDLVYNPSGAFLPGDQASMEKDFKKALSDDFSITFNSLFAITNLPISRFLDYLIASENYEDYMHALVEAYNPMAVENVMCTNTLSISWEGYLYDCDFNQMLNLKVASKVKHISEYNEELLQDRNIIINQHCYGCTAGAGSSCQGTVT from the coding sequence ATGACTAAAAAATCGCTTTTAGCAAGAAATAATGATTTAGCAAATACACAGCGTCAAATAGAAATTTTATCAAATGGAATTTTTAAAGATGAACTGCCAACTTTTGCTAAAAAAATTAGAGAAACAAACCAATTTCCTCTTCGCCCTAAAAAGTTAGAGGTATTACAAATTAATTTAGGCTACATGTGCAATCAGGTGTGTGCTCATTGTCATGTTGATGCAGGTCCTGATCGAAAAGAAATAATGACAAAGGAAACTATGCATCAATGCTTAAAAGTCATTAAAACTACTGGCGCCCATACATTAGATTTAACTGGAGGTGCTCCTGAAATGAATCCTAATTTTAGATGGTTTGTTGAAGAAGCTGCAAAGGCTGGAATTAAAGATTTTATTGTTCGTTCAAACTTAACAATTATAAGAGCCAATAAAAAGTATTACGATTTACCTGAATTTTTCAAAAAACACAATGTTCATGTTGTTAGCTCTATGCCACATTGGACTCGTGGAAAAACTGATAAACAGCGTGGTGATGGTGTTTTTGATAAATCTATCAAGGCTTTACAAGAGTTAAATGCAGTTGGTTATGGTATAGAAAACACAGGATTGAAACTAGATCTTGTTTACAATCCTTCTGGGGCCTTTTTACCTGGAGATCAAGCTTCGATGGAAAAAGACTTTAAAAAAGCTTTATCTGATGATTTCTCTATAACTTTTAATAGCTTATTTGCTATTACTAATTTACCTATAAGTCGTTTTTTAGATTATTTAATCGCTTCAGAAAATTATGAAGATTATATGCATGCTTTAGTTGAAGCATATAACCCAATGGCTGTAGAAAATGTAATGTGTACCAATACATTATCTATTAGCTGGGAAGGTTATTTATACGACTGCGATTTTAACCAAATGTTGAATTTAAAAGTAGCTAGTAAAGTAAAACATATTTCAGAGTATAACGAAGAATTACTTCAAGATAGAAATATTATTATAAATCAACATTGTTATGGATGTACAGCTGGTGCTGGAAGTAGCTGTCAAGGCACAGTAACTTAA
- a CDS encoding DUF547 domain-containing protein, producing the protein MRKIFLILSLSFFINSFSQTAVFNSLLKTHVDSKGNVNYKAFKKDEAKLQTYLDYLAKTSPKKNWPANKTKAFWVNAYNAYTIKLILDNYPLKSILKIKKKGKDAWNIKFAKVGNKTYTLNHIEHKILRKQFNDPKIHVGVNCASGSCPQLGNFAFTEDNYESKTTDLMEKFINDPKRNKISEKKIHLSKIFEWFEGDFTKNGSLIDFLNKYSKTKISNKAKISHLQYDWNLNGK; encoded by the coding sequence ATGCGAAAAATATTTTTAATCCTTAGTCTTTCTTTTTTTATAAATTCATTTAGTCAAACAGCTGTTTTTAATTCATTATTAAAAACACATGTTGATAGTAAAGGAAATGTGAATTACAAAGCATTCAAAAAAGATGAAGCTAAGCTACAAACCTATCTAGATTATTTAGCTAAAACTTCTCCTAAAAAAAATTGGCCTGCTAATAAAACCAAAGCTTTTTGGGTAAACGCTTATAATGCCTATACTATTAAATTGATTTTAGACAATTATCCTTTAAAAAGTATTTTAAAAATTAAAAAGAAAGGTAAAGATGCTTGGAATATAAAATTTGCTAAAGTTGGTAATAAAACATATACTTTAAATCATATTGAACATAAAATATTACGTAAACAATTTAACGATCCAAAAATTCATGTTGGAGTGAATTGCGCTTCTGGCTCATGCCCTCAATTGGGTAACTTTGCCTTTACTGAAGATAATTACGAAAGTAAAACAACAGATTTAATGGAAAAATTCATTAATGACCCTAAGCGAAATAAAATATCTGAAAAGAAAATTCATTTATCTAAAATCTTTGAATGGTTTGAAGGAGATTTTACCAAAAATGGGAGCTTAATTGATTTTTTAAACAAATACTCAAAAACTAAAATTAGTAACAAAGCCAAGATTAGTCATTTACAATATGATTGGAATTTAAATGGAAAATAG
- a CDS encoding DUF1304 domain-containing protein, translated as MNYLSLFLVGFIAVIHIYIVILEMVLWTKPKGIKAFGLKNKEFAEETKVLAANQGLYNGFLAGGLIWSIVSQKTDVAIYFIICVFIAGVYGAYSTKKSKIFFIQSIPALIALLSIFI; from the coding sequence ATGAACTATTTATCACTCTTCTTAGTTGGCTTTATCGCCGTAATTCATATTTACATAGTAATACTAGAAATGGTATTATGGACAAAACCTAAAGGTATAAAGGCTTTCGGTTTAAAAAACAAAGAGTTTGCAGAAGAAACTAAAGTTTTAGCAGCAAATCAAGGTTTATACAATGGTTTTCTTGCTGGTGGTTTAATATGGTCTATAGTTTCTCAGAAAACAGACGTCGCTATTTATTTTATAATTTGTGTTTTTATTGCTGGAGTTTATGGAGCATATTCTACTAAAAAATCAAAAATATTTTTTATACAATCAATACCAGCTTTAATTGCTCTTTTAAGCATATTTATCTAA
- a CDS encoding TolC family protein, with product MKTKIVLLITLLSALGGYSQKKWTLKECVNYALENNITIKQNKLNVKLAEKDVDIAKGNFLPDLNGSSRGNFSSGLSQDRNGILQNTQNFNSSFSLSSGGTIFNGFRNINSKKQAVLGVKGNELDLAKIENDISLNVVNTYLNVLFAKENLAVAVVQAEISKKQIARAKAQFDAGAIPKGDLLNVQSTASNDAQNVVLQENTLNLALLRLAQLLQISSDNFDVEKINIDSPSLSLLYNSSNAVYEKALTNRPEIERAKLNVENSLISLQLAKGAYLPTLTYSLGVSSSFFHQFNNLIRPNDYFLRQINDRISYSAGLSLNIPIFNRFQTKNRVAKSVINKEISEIALESQKLQLQQEIEKSYLDAKAAAKTYEAANISLEAQNEAFKNAQVSYDYGSMTQFDFDQVRNRLVNAEGAMIRAKYDYVFKTKVLKFYFGESILD from the coding sequence TTGAAAACTAAAATTGTATTATTAATTACTTTATTATCAGCATTGGGAGGTTATTCTCAAAAGAAATGGACACTTAAAGAGTGTGTTAATTATGCATTAGAAAACAACATCACAATTAAGCAAAATAAATTAAATGTAAAACTTGCTGAAAAAGATGTTGACATAGCTAAAGGAAATTTTTTACCAGATTTAAATGGATCTTCAAGAGGAAATTTTTCATCAGGACTTTCTCAAGATAGAAATGGAATACTTCAGAATACTCAAAACTTTAACTCATCGTTTTCTTTATCAAGTGGAGGTACAATTTTTAATGGGTTTAGAAATATTAATTCTAAAAAACAAGCTGTACTTGGGGTTAAAGGAAATGAATTAGATTTAGCTAAAATTGAAAATGACATTTCATTAAATGTTGTAAATACATATTTAAATGTGTTATTTGCAAAAGAAAATTTGGCAGTAGCGGTTGTTCAAGCTGAAATTAGTAAAAAACAAATAGCAAGGGCAAAGGCTCAATTTGATGCAGGTGCAATTCCTAAAGGTGATTTGTTAAATGTACAATCAACGGCATCAAATGATGCGCAAAACGTTGTTTTACAAGAAAACACATTGAATTTAGCATTGCTTAGACTTGCTCAGTTACTTCAAATATCATCAGATAACTTTGATGTTGAAAAAATTAATATTGACTCACCATCTCTTAGTTTATTATATAATTCTTCAAATGCAGTTTATGAAAAAGCATTGACTAATAGACCAGAAATTGAAAGAGCTAAATTAAATGTAGAAAATTCTTTAATAAGTTTACAATTAGCTAAAGGCGCGTACTTACCTACTTTAACTTATTCATTAGGTGTTAGTAGTTCATTTTTTCACCAGTTTAATAATTTAATCCGTCCTAATGATTACTTTTTAAGACAAATAAACGATAGAATTAGTTATAGCGCTGGTTTATCACTTAATATTCCAATATTTAATCGTTTTCAAACAAAAAATAGAGTAGCTAAATCTGTTATCAATAAAGAGATTTCAGAAATAGCATTAGAAAGTCAGAAGTTGCAATTACAACAAGAGATAGAAAAATCTTATTTAGATGCTAAAGCAGCAGCAAAAACATATGAAGCAGCTAATATATCTTTAGAAGCACAGAATGAAGCTTTTAAAAACGCACAAGTAAGTTACGATTATGGTTCTATGACACAGTTTGATTTTGATCAAGTAAGAAATAGATTAGTAAATGCCGAAGGAGCCATGATAAGAGCTAAATACGATTATGTATTTAAAACAAAAGTGTTAAAATTTTATTTTGGAGAATCAATTCTAGATTAA
- a CDS encoding cytochrome c oxidase subunit 3 yields the protein MSEQTQTLQEELKTAKRKSAKPMLWISMISMVMFFAGLTSAYVVSMNREDWVTFDLPQAFYISTILIILSSITLFLSHKTLKKDNLKASFMLLLVTFILGLGFIWYQYVGFNQLKEVGLYFTGPESTVSTSFIIGITFMHVLHLLAGVVVLLVVIYNHFKKKYSSTDMLGFELGAIFWHFVDVLWIYLFFFFYFIK from the coding sequence ATGAGTGAACAAACACAAACATTACAAGAAGAATTAAAAACAGCTAAAAGAAAATCTGCAAAACCAATGTTGTGGATTTCCATGATAAGTATGGTTATGTTTTTTGCAGGGTTAACAAGTGCTTATGTTGTTAGTATGAATCGTGAAGATTGGGTTACTTTTGATTTGCCTCAAGCGTTTTATATAAGTACTATTTTAATCATTTTAAGTAGTATTACACTGTTTTTATCACATAAAACTCTTAAAAAAGATAATTTAAAAGCCTCTTTTATGCTTTTATTGGTAACATTTATACTTGGTTTAGGTTTTATTTGGTATCAATATGTAGGGTTTAATCAACTAAAAGAAGTAGGGTTATATTTTACTGGACCAGAAAGTACAGTTTCTACATCTTTTATTATAGGAATTACATTTATGCACGTATTGCACCTGTTAGCAGGGGTTGTCGTGTTATTAGTCGTTATTTATAATCATTTTAAAAAGAAGTATTCATCTACTGATATGCTTGGGTTTGAACTAGGTGCAATCTTTTGGCACTTTGTAGATGTTTTGTGGATTTATCTATTTTTCTTTTTCTATTTTATTAAATGA
- a CDS encoding DUF420 domain-containing protein, producing MSKVNNLEEKKYKRLITIVSVVIPLAVAALFGIKIPNVEPLSFLPPIYASINGITAVLLVASIVAIKKGNKKLHEQLNTTAIICSALFLVMYVAYHMTSNSTKFGGEGVIKYLYFFILITHILLSIVIIPFVLITFMRARLGNFPEHKKIAKITFPLWLYVAITGVIVYLMISPYYV from the coding sequence ATGAGTAAGGTTAATAATTTAGAAGAAAAAAAATATAAAAGGTTAATTACAATAGTATCTGTGGTAATTCCTTTGGCAGTAGCAGCTTTATTTGGAATAAAAATCCCTAATGTAGAACCTTTGTCATTCTTACCTCCTATATATGCAAGTATAAATGGAATTACGGCTGTTTTACTGGTTGCTTCTATAGTTGCTATAAAAAAAGGAAATAAAAAGTTGCACGAACAATTAAATACAACTGCAATCATTTGCTCTGCACTTTTCCTAGTAATGTATGTAGCTTATCACATGACATCTAATTCTACTAAGTTTGGAGGAGAAGGAGTTATTAAATACCTGTATTTTTTTATTTTAATAACGCACATATTATTATCGATCGTTATTATACCATTTGTATTAATAACATTTATGAGAGCTAGATTAGGTAATTTTCCTGAACATAAAAAAATTGCAAAAATTACATTTCCATTATGGTTATATGTTGCGATAACTGGAGTAATAGTGTATTTAATGATTTCACCTTATTATGTATAA
- a CDS encoding dodecin family protein, producing the protein MAVMKVIEILANSDKSWEEATRKAIKQASKSVKNIKSAFVQSQSVVVNDDEVSEFRVNLKVTFEVK; encoded by the coding sequence ATGGCTGTAATGAAAGTTATTGAGATTTTAGCTAACTCTGACAAAAGTTGGGAAGAAGCAACAAGAAAAGCAATTAAACAGGCTTCTAAATCTGTTAAAAACATTAAATCTGCTTTTGTACAATCTCAAAGTGTTGTGGTAAATGATGATGAAGTAAGTGAATTTAGAGTAAACTTAAAAGTTACTTTTGAAGTAAAGTAA
- a CDS encoding SCO family protein has product MKKKDYSYIGISFIILLFGIYAVPKIVKHFQTADLHKFNKVPSFEFVNQEKKTITNDDFKGKVYVVEFFFATCPTICPIMNRRMVDIQNEFMGNPNFGIASFTITPEIDTPRKLKDYAAIHGINHKNWHLLTGKDESIVYDLSNEGFKLFVGKGEDSHGGFEHSGLFALVDKDGYIRSRYDEHGNPIMYYRALDEHGFSNQIQELKQDIKLLLNE; this is encoded by the coding sequence ATGAAAAAAAAGGATTATTCATATATAGGGATTTCGTTTATTATATTACTTTTTGGAATTTATGCGGTTCCAAAGATTGTAAAACATTTTCAAACTGCAGATTTGCATAAATTTAATAAAGTTCCATCTTTTGAATTTGTAAATCAAGAAAAGAAAACCATCACAAATGATGATTTCAAAGGAAAGGTTTATGTAGTAGAATTTTTCTTTGCTACTTGTCCTACCATTTGTCCAATTATGAATAGAAGAATGGTTGATATACAAAATGAATTTATGGGGAATCCTAATTTTGGAATTGCTTCATTTACTATTACTCCAGAAATTGACACTCCTAGAAAATTAAAAGATTATGCTGCAATACATGGAATAAATCATAAAAATTGGCATTTACTAACAGGTAAAGATGAGAGTATTGTGTATGATTTATCTAACGAAGGATTTAAATTATTTGTAGGTAAAGGGGAAGATAGTCATGGTGGTTTTGAACACTCAGGGTTATTTGCTTTAGTTGATAAAGATGGATATATTCGTTCAAGATACGATGAGCATGGAAATCCAATTATGTATTATCGAGCTTTAGATGAACACGGTTTTTCAAATCAAATACAAGAATTAAAACAAGATATTAAATTATTATTAAATGAGTAA